A single window of Candidatus Obscuribacter sp. DNA harbors:
- a CDS encoding DUF4388 domain-containing protein translates to MFRPGAGKGPDQGKIKLPRQSAAPGIRELQALFEQARENRGREVELVWQVPSTYKTYTILIKFDRVTPQPLWQVGEDNGRENKMVWRFETADINMIYDVIAMLEVTNQKTTGTVQSVSQPQPGTAPSAAAFPQHNPRSTGSFQALAQTSQSVNKGIVGSSGASGTFSTSGTYSTQPPQPQTPPAQSGVGWKSVDNNNWNASDTGWKQAETASSGNWKAAEQAPGNQHGLSSTNYNAVNPAAGAQSIQQAMANLAAGNPIPNTPPLPTSQSLLKPSAPQVPAGMSPQQALAAQQGAAQQYMPEGSLPSDFFSDAPATIAGATPRKENAIEGLIEQTPLNGVLTNIGMQQLTGKLEVIGDASVGHVYFESGIPKDAQTSTNRGDDAIKELVTWRRGSYAFKNGLRTEMSSVEKSLQTTLLEGVALLDQLNHLERSGLVYESILAQKQKKSGPTRTKTYASQGSSHGLQLAKRSL, encoded by the coding sequence ATGTTTAGACCCGGCGCAGGCAAAGGTCCTGACCAAGGCAAAATCAAATTACCGCGACAATCGGCAGCTCCAGGCATACGGGAGTTGCAAGCGCTGTTTGAGCAAGCCCGCGAAAACCGTGGTCGTGAAGTAGAACTGGTCTGGCAAGTCCCATCCACCTACAAGACCTATACGATTTTGATCAAGTTTGACCGGGTCACGCCTCAGCCACTCTGGCAGGTCGGGGAAGACAATGGTCGCGAAAATAAAATGGTCTGGCGCTTTGAAACAGCCGACATTAATATGATTTACGATGTCATAGCGATGTTGGAAGTGACCAATCAAAAGACTACCGGCACTGTGCAGAGCGTCAGTCAGCCTCAACCAGGCACAGCTCCGTCGGCGGCCGCTTTTCCTCAGCACAATCCCCGCTCTACTGGTAGTTTTCAGGCCTTGGCTCAGACCAGTCAGTCAGTCAACAAAGGCATAGTGGGCTCAAGCGGTGCTTCTGGCACTTTTAGCACTAGCGGCACTTATTCCACTCAACCACCTCAACCCCAGACACCACCGGCTCAGTCGGGAGTGGGCTGGAAATCAGTCGACAATAATAACTGGAATGCCTCGGATACTGGCTGGAAACAAGCAGAAACTGCCAGCAGCGGCAACTGGAAGGCAGCGGAGCAGGCGCCTGGTAACCAGCATGGACTTTCTTCGACAAACTACAACGCGGTAAATCCAGCGGCCGGTGCCCAATCAATCCAGCAAGCCATGGCCAATTTGGCGGCAGGTAATCCCATTCCCAACACACCGCCCTTGCCCACCAGTCAATCGCTCCTCAAACCGAGCGCACCTCAGGTGCCAGCGGGGATGTCGCCACAACAAGCTCTTGCCGCCCAACAAGGTGCAGCCCAGCAGTATATGCCTGAGGGCTCATTGCCTTCAGACTTTTTTAGTGACGCTCCAGCAACAATAGCCGGTGCTACACCGCGCAAAGAAAACGCTATCGAAGGTCTCATCGAGCAAACTCCGCTAAACGGTGTCCTGACCAATATTGGCATGCAGCAGCTCACCGGCAAACTGGAAGTTATAGGGGACGCATCGGTAGGTCATGTCTACTTTGAAAGCGGCATCCCAAAAGACGCGCAAACATCCACAAACCGTGGCGATGACGCCATCAAAGAGCTAGTCACCTGGCGCCGTGGCTCTTATGCATTTAAAAATGGTCTGCGCACCGAGATGAGTTCTGTCGAAAAATCATTGCAAACGACCTTGCTTGAAGGTGTGGCACTACTTGATCAACTCAATCACCTGGAGCGCTCTGGACTTGTATATGAGTCAATTCTGGCTCAAAAGCAAAAAAAATCTGGGCCAACCAGAACTAAAACTTATGCTAGCCAAGGGTCATCCCATGGACTTCAACTTGCAAAAAGAAGTCTATGA
- a CDS encoding YfhO family protein → MKLSRHPAFNTALPVVLYLVFVFVFFAGPLTGHGSLSKAHILAEWDSLFDAQRTGQSILMDPSLLYLMIPSYLLKAKLIHSGQLPLWNPYTGLGAPLLADPQSLSFSPLHIPLLMSPTMGMLNFVLALEVAVLGISTYMLCRVLRLSVFASTFAMIVASMCPYHLYYLELLGNGFCMVPLAFWMIFRLKGEDLIERLKCAWLSALGLACCIYSAHVEMSFFAITLACLCKLLSTALDPDKRQKLGQDFTAIATTGLFTALLASPMLLPFLEFVKNSECYKFGAGAPAIIPWQAMLYNLITPGYGGASPTLGPIALPLILIALFSAKLKATVRAFAIVALAAICVMTKLGPLEALFTFSPFSFIVVTYALPSTLIMLTVISACGLDKAIEPKEDKKTRTAILVAAFEALVIIALFPVIVHFAHVPLSQANFDLCVGNYTLNKADITRYTLAAVGFVLALFWHKLKPSKTSAIALGALAICSYLTLMTVSRRAMPTWPKFAYSQTDTIKALQTVSGHDRLIATGSHLLRSNTSDVYGLRDLRAHNPLFPKRFLGMLKLAGAKIDTFSQEFDSPLSSKLDLCSVSTVASQTPVLGEDSLAAKAVPNKPLTIEMVTTKGPAVLKLKMSEPMLSLEQKAIFIKIETQDALPESARGLSFSYGLADSNNQALWFADQTPLIALDEGRSILLTIPVTASAGQPLKVTMQFFDPQNGFVKIGQEDSQIIARCNWQYTAGGAHSGPYNLVSEADHIRIYQNEKALARAYFVTNAHLAKDQQEAFDYISNAAFVPSKEVVLEADTLPAKDYAWTINNQSPPQPPGTSIEWLEDSASQVALALNLPANGYLVLNDIWYPGWQASLDGSSVDILHANHAMRAVKVSQGKHTLVFAYKPLSFKIGVIASGLAILCGLLLILAKKRKSKTTKL, encoded by the coding sequence ATGAAACTGTCCCGCCATCCAGCCTTTAATACAGCACTACCGGTAGTGCTGTATCTCGTTTTTGTCTTTGTATTTTTTGCTGGTCCATTGACCGGACATGGCTCACTCAGCAAAGCCCATATACTGGCAGAATGGGACTCTCTCTTTGATGCTCAGCGCACAGGTCAGAGCATATTGATGGACCCTTCTCTACTCTATTTGATGATTCCATCCTATTTACTCAAAGCTAAGCTCATTCACAGCGGACAACTACCACTGTGGAATCCTTACACAGGACTGGGAGCGCCGCTTTTAGCCGATCCGCAGTCACTGTCATTTTCACCGCTGCATATACCCCTTTTGATGAGTCCCACCATGGGCATGCTCAATTTTGTGCTGGCACTGGAAGTAGCCGTACTCGGTATCAGCACCTATATGCTCTGCCGAGTGCTCAGACTGTCAGTCTTTGCCTCCACTTTTGCCATGATAGTGGCTAGCATGTGCCCCTACCATCTCTACTATCTGGAACTACTGGGCAATGGATTTTGCATGGTGCCCCTGGCTTTTTGGATGATTTTTAGACTAAAAGGCGAGGACTTAATAGAGCGGCTCAAGTGCGCCTGGCTATCAGCTCTGGGACTAGCGTGTTGTATCTACAGCGCCCATGTAGAGATGTCATTTTTTGCCATTACACTGGCCTGTCTGTGCAAACTGCTAAGCACAGCGCTAGATCCAGACAAGCGCCAAAAGCTGGGGCAAGATTTTACTGCCATCGCCACTACTGGTCTGTTTACAGCACTTTTGGCCAGTCCCATGCTGTTGCCGTTTTTGGAGTTTGTCAAAAATTCAGAGTGCTATAAGTTTGGCGCAGGAGCACCTGCCATAATCCCCTGGCAAGCCATGCTCTATAACTTAATTACGCCTGGTTATGGCGGCGCCAGCCCCACACTAGGACCAATCGCTCTGCCGCTTATTTTGATAGCACTGTTTAGCGCCAAGCTCAAAGCCACCGTAAGAGCCTTTGCTATAGTGGCACTGGCTGCTATTTGTGTGATGACAAAGCTAGGTCCACTGGAGGCACTATTTACCTTTTCACCCTTTAGTTTTATTGTCGTCACCTATGCTCTGCCGAGCACTCTCATTATGCTGACAGTGATTAGCGCCTGTGGACTGGACAAAGCCATAGAGCCTAAAGAAGACAAAAAAACCAGAACAGCAATCCTTGTAGCAGCATTTGAGGCCTTAGTTATCATTGCCCTTTTCCCAGTTATAGTGCACTTTGCTCATGTGCCCTTGAGTCAGGCCAATTTTGATCTATGTGTCGGCAATTACACCCTAAACAAAGCTGACATTACACGCTATACACTGGCAGCAGTGGGCTTTGTCCTCGCGCTATTTTGGCACAAACTCAAGCCCTCCAAGACCTCTGCCATCGCCCTTGGTGCCCTGGCTATTTGTTCGTATCTTACACTGATGACAGTGAGCCGACGCGCCATGCCGACCTGGCCCAAGTTTGCCTATAGCCAGACTGACACTATCAAAGCATTGCAAACAGTCAGCGGACACGACCGCTTAATCGCCACAGGCAGTCATTTATTACGCTCCAATACAAGCGATGTCTATGGACTGAGAGATCTGCGTGCTCACAACCCTCTCTTTCCCAAGAGATTTCTTGGCATGCTCAAACTGGCAGGCGCAAAGATAGATACTTTTAGTCAGGAGTTTGACTCGCCGCTCAGTAGCAAACTAGATCTTTGCTCTGTCAGCACAGTCGCCAGCCAGACACCGGTACTCGGTGAAGACTCCTTAGCGGCCAAGGCAGTCCCGAACAAACCCCTGACTATAGAAATGGTGACTACTAAAGGACCAGCAGTCCTTAAACTAAAAATGAGCGAACCTATGCTTAGTCTGGAGCAAAAGGCAATCTTTATCAAGATAGAAACTCAAGATGCTCTGCCAGAGTCGGCCAGGGGATTGAGTTTTAGTTATGGACTGGCAGATAGCAATAATCAGGCGCTCTGGTTTGCCGATCAAACACCTTTAATAGCACTCGATGAGGGCCGCTCCATACTGCTAACCATACCTGTGACAGCGAGTGCCGGCCAGCCCCTCAAGGTAACAATGCAGTTTTTTGATCCACAAAATGGCTTTGTCAAAATTGGACAAGAAGATTCCCAAATTATCGCCCGATGCAATTGGCAATACACTGCCGGCGGTGCCCACTCAGGACCTTACAATCTGGTCAGTGAAGCCGATCATATCCGCATCTACCAAAACGAAAAAGCCTTAGCTAGAGCCTATTTCGTAACTAACGCGCATCTGGCAAAAGACCAGCAAGAAGCTTTTGACTATATAAGTAATGCAGCGTTTGTCCCGAGCAAAGAAGTAGTTTTAGAAGCCGATACTCTACCGGCTAAAGACTACGCCTGGACTATAAATAACCAGTCACCACCTCAACCACCTGGCACAAGTATTGAGTGGCTAGAAGACAGCGCAAGCCAGGTAGCACTGGCTCTGAATCTGCCGGCAAATGGTTATCTGGTATTAAACGACATCTGGTATCCAGGCTGGCAAGCCAGTCTTGACGGCAGTAGTGTGGACATATTGCACGCCAATCACGCCATGCGCGCAGTCAAAGTATCCCAAGGCAAACACACACTGGTCTTTGCATATAAACCACTG
- a CDS encoding diguanylate cyclase gives MDFNLQKEVYESLKHKMTFTDLLRDRPMDQTQWAPLLFNLLYCGLMEIKAPAATRGGALDFLGEGKRIIQNLGQNFVRPDTGIISFEALLYFMEYEFYRYEAYNWPMSLVAFELSMRRPGSSINETEPLPAPALATACMRIGLVKRPLDLLAHFQVNEYAILMPNTKASQAAFVANRILDALTVTPLAPGIDRAILSINFGVANLPADGEDLESLLQATEQAGLEARSGNFPIVLARSSKKD, from the coding sequence ATGGACTTCAACTTGCAAAAAGAAGTCTATGAATCACTCAAGCATAAAATGACCTTTACTGACTTGCTCAGAGATAGACCCATGGATCAAACCCAGTGGGCGCCTCTGTTGTTCAACTTGCTCTATTGCGGACTGATGGAAATCAAAGCCCCTGCCGCCACCAGAGGTGGTGCGCTGGATTTCCTAGGTGAAGGCAAAAGAATAATTCAAAATCTGGGACAAAATTTTGTCCGTCCCGATACTGGCATTATCAGTTTTGAAGCACTGCTCTACTTTATGGAGTATGAATTTTACCGCTACGAAGCCTATAACTGGCCAATGTCACTGGTTGCCTTTGAACTTAGCATGCGCAGACCAGGCTCCAGCATCAATGAGACTGAGCCTTTACCTGCACCAGCACTGGCTACAGCCTGCATGCGTATCGGTCTGGTCAAACGTCCGCTCGATTTACTGGCACACTTCCAGGTCAATGAGTACGCCATACTAATGCCTAATACAAAAGCATCACAAGCAGCTTTTGTTGCCAATCGCATCCTCGATGCCCTGACTGTCACACCACTGGCTCCAGGTATTGACCGGGCGATTTTATCGATTAATTTTGGCGTAGCTAATTTGCCTGCCGATGGCGAAGATCTGGAGAGCCTGCTGCAAGCCACAGAGCAAGCCGGATTGGAAGCACGTAGCGGCAATTTTCCAATAGTCCTGGCGCGCAGCAGTAAAAAAGATTGA
- a CDS encoding acyltransferase, with translation MANTKIDALTSLRFFAAAAIVVCHCPGHFGFPTTLGQPFELAQGVSFFFVLSGFILSLVYGRDLSEAPTWGARLKFIVARFARIWPLHVTTLVIMAFLLPDKWLASFTPGHLFCSLTLIQAWIPEFATSFAFNSVSWSLSAELFFYLMFPLLILNYKQNWWKNLAYTFGAVLFFAVLSKVLKLPELTNYGVSYHELMYVSPFTRLFEFALGISVFALSERIKSWYNARSVVTSTVFEVAALALVVFFAYKTLKISHALANFTGLGEPFYTWLKYGGSACLAFALLILVYSFQRGLLSRILSLKPLVYLGEISFSVYLMHRMLLHYYYDHFSTIEGFAPCALYWLVLLASSQLLYEFVECPFRSAIVSGYKSWNQKDRSGSIRDWLPKLRLTRLSTALSMSSLAFLLVVPSIVYHGPRLAFVEPFAPGVNTSVLGKFGDSVELVSAQYKGVDSGGTKHLELTWRSLKEQKLLGFVGVQLYTPEQIYYKRRDYKRSNHEEMVQPGQVWVDKVALSADEGSQTAQVRLSIYGIGANLGTLEAKLLDGEGASSVSTSQLSVAIKKGALSL, from the coding sequence ATGGCAAATACTAAAATCGACGCGCTGACCTCACTGAGGTTTTTTGCTGCTGCGGCTATTGTCGTCTGCCACTGCCCAGGGCATTTTGGTTTTCCCACAACTCTTGGTCAGCCTTTTGAACTGGCTCAGGGTGTGTCCTTTTTCTTTGTTCTGTCTGGCTTTATTCTCTCTCTCGTTTATGGTCGCGACCTGAGTGAGGCGCCCACATGGGGAGCGCGTCTCAAGTTTATTGTGGCGCGCTTTGCCCGTATATGGCCGCTCCATGTCACTACTTTAGTGATTATGGCCTTTTTGCTGCCCGATAAGTGGCTAGCCAGTTTTACTCCCGGTCACCTCTTTTGCTCGCTCACTTTAATCCAAGCCTGGATACCGGAGTTTGCTACTAGTTTTGCTTTTAACAGCGTCAGCTGGAGTCTTTCGGCTGAGCTTTTCTTTTATTTGATGTTTCCTCTTTTGATTTTAAATTACAAACAAAACTGGTGGAAAAATCTGGCTTATACCTTTGGTGCAGTGCTCTTTTTTGCGGTTTTGTCAAAAGTCCTTAAGCTGCCGGAGTTGACTAATTACGGTGTGAGCTACCACGAGCTTATGTACGTTAGTCCCTTTACCCGCTTGTTTGAGTTTGCGCTGGGCATCTCAGTATTTGCTTTGAGCGAACGCATCAAGAGCTGGTATAACGCCAGGTCTGTTGTCACTTCTACTGTGTTCGAAGTCGCCGCTCTTGCACTGGTAGTGTTTTTTGCCTACAAGACGCTAAAAATTAGTCATGCTTTGGCTAACTTTACCGGGCTTGGCGAGCCGTTTTACACCTGGCTAAAATATGGCGGCTCTGCCTGTCTTGCTTTTGCTTTGTTGATATTGGTTTATTCGTTCCAGCGCGGGCTACTCAGTCGGATCCTCTCGCTCAAGCCCCTGGTTTATCTAGGTGAAATAAGCTTTTCGGTGTACTTGATGCATCGCATGCTGTTGCATTATTACTATGACCACTTCAGTACCATTGAGGGATTCGCTCCCTGTGCCCTGTACTGGCTGGTCTTATTGGCTAGCAGCCAACTCTTATACGAATTTGTCGAATGTCCTTTTAGAAGTGCCATTGTCAGTGGTTATAAATCCTGGAATCAAAAGGATAGGTCCGGAAGTATCCGTGACTGGCTGCCCAAGCTGCGCTTGACCCGGTTATCGACAGCGCTTTCTATGAGCAGTCTGGCGTTTTTGCTGGTCGTGCCATCGATTGTTTACCATGGACCGAGGTTGGCTTTTGTCGAGCCTTTTGCTCCAGGTGTAAATACTTCGGTATTGGGTAAGTTTGGCGATAGTGTGGAGCTTGTGTCTGCTCAATACAAAGGCGTTGACAGCGGTGGGACAAAGCATCTTGAGCTTACCTGGCGCTCACTCAAGGAGCAAAAGTTGCTGGGCTTTGTCGGTGTGCAGCTTTATACACCAGAGCAGATCTACTACAAGCGTCGTGATTACAAGCGCTCCAATCACGAAGAAATGGTCCAGCCCGGACAAGTCTGGGTCGATAAAGTGGCTCTATCAGCCGATGAAGGTAGCCAAACTGCGCAAGTGCGTTTAAGTATTTATGGTATCGGGGCAAACCTCGGCACTCTAGAAGCCAAATTGTTGGATGGTGAAGGTGCTAGCAGTGTCAGCACTTCGCAATTGTCCGTTGCTATTAAAAAGGGAGCGCTCAGTCTTTAA
- a CDS encoding NAD-dependent epimerase/dehydratase family protein, which translates to MRIFISGIAGFLGSHLAEHFLADGHEVVGCDTLIGGELINVPPEAEFYQYDICRRNSMLKITKGCDVIFHAAATAYEGLSVFSPHLIVENIVTGSASLFSAAIANGAKRIIFCSSMARYGTNEVPFREDIVPKPQDPYGIAKLAAEQILRNLCEIHGVEYVIAVPHNIIGPRQKYDDPYRNVASIMINLMLQGRQPIIYGDGSQMRCFSFVDDDIYCLKEMVTRDNVLGEIINIGPDEDFITINELAETIADLLSFDLKPIYMPGRPQEVKLATCSADKARRLLNYQTKVSLRDGLEEMINFIKNQGTRRFRYHLDLEIINDKTPKTWVNRMF; encoded by the coding sequence ATGCGTATTTTCATCTCTGGTATAGCTGGTTTTTTGGGCAGCCACCTGGCTGAACATTTTTTGGCAGACGGTCATGAAGTGGTCGGCTGCGACACTTTGATTGGCGGCGAGCTAATTAACGTGCCGCCAGAAGCAGAGTTTTATCAATATGACATCTGCAGACGTAACTCGATGCTCAAAATCACCAAAGGCTGTGATGTCATATTTCACGCGGCAGCAACGGCTTACGAAGGACTTTCTGTATTTTCGCCCCACCTCATTGTCGAAAACATCGTCACCGGCTCAGCCAGCCTCTTTAGTGCGGCTATCGCCAATGGTGCCAAACGCATCATTTTTTGCTCCAGTATGGCTCGCTATGGCACCAACGAAGTGCCGTTTAGAGAAGATATCGTGCCCAAACCACAAGATCCCTACGGTATCGCTAAGCTAGCTGCCGAGCAAATCTTGCGCAACCTCTGCGAAATCCACGGTGTCGAATATGTAATCGCCGTGCCACACAACATCATCGGACCCAGACAAAAATACGATGACCCTTACCGTAACGTAGCATCAATCATGATCAATTTGATGTTGCAAGGTAGACAGCCAATAATTTACGGTGATGGCAGCCAGATGCGTTGCTTCAGCTTTGTTGATGACGATATTTACTGTCTCAAAGAAATGGTAACCAGAGACAATGTCCTGGGCGAAATCATCAATATCGGTCCAGACGAAGACTTTATTACTATCAATGAACTGGCAGAGACTATCGCTGACTTGCTCAGCTTTGATCTCAAGCCAATTTATATGCCAGGACGCCCACAAGAAGTCAAACTAGCTACTTGCTCAGCTGACAAAGCGCGTCGCTTGCTCAACTACCAGACTAAAGTCTCACTCAGAGATGGTCTGGAAGAAATGATCAACTTTATCAAGAACCAGGGTACCAGACGTTTTAGATACCACCTCGACCTCGAGATTATCAATGACAAGACGCCTAAGACCTGGGTCAACAGGATGTTTTAA
- a CDS encoding glycosyltransferase → MPKVSICLPVYNGSNYLAKAIDNVLSQTFQDFELLIANDCSTDETQAIIDSYAARDARIVSWINEKNLKLFGNYNCCMERAQGQYIKLFAHDDYLQPTAIERMVAVLEAHPEVALVTCSKRWIDAQDKVIKEVVRFDKDVLLKSEDVILANLIVLNNWIGEPAGTLFRREHVGSGFDTSLYHWGDIDYWFRILQNGDMFVLSDILCSFRLHSESATSNSLSGLYYAADIVRMYAAWHRYLDKLGESEEHFFQRAAEEIALHMDYLEREKGLNGAQVRAANTNRQTEFSNEAVTDFRVALYHAERRITSLMKELIATKNELEHRENECKELKAAINVMENSVSWKVTTPLRKVRSKF, encoded by the coding sequence ATGCCAAAAGTCTCAATCTGTCTCCCTGTCTACAACGGTTCGAATTATCTGGCTAAGGCAATAGACAATGTGCTTTCCCAGACTTTTCAAGATTTTGAGTTATTAATTGCCAATGATTGCTCCACTGACGAAACACAGGCAATTATTGACTCCTACGCTGCAAGAGATGCCAGGATAGTTAGCTGGATCAATGAAAAAAATCTAAAGCTCTTCGGTAATTACAATTGCTGTATGGAGCGCGCTCAGGGGCAATATATAAAACTCTTTGCCCATGATGATTATTTGCAGCCAACTGCTATCGAACGAATGGTCGCTGTGCTTGAAGCACATCCAGAAGTAGCACTTGTGACCTGCTCGAAACGTTGGATTGATGCACAGGATAAGGTCATTAAAGAGGTTGTCCGATTTGATAAAGATGTCTTACTCAAATCTGAGGACGTCATTCTAGCCAATCTAATTGTGCTCAATAATTGGATTGGGGAGCCTGCTGGCACTCTATTTAGACGTGAGCATGTTGGTAGTGGGTTTGATACATCCCTCTACCACTGGGGCGATATCGACTACTGGTTTCGTATTTTGCAAAATGGAGATATGTTCGTTTTGAGCGACATACTCTGTTCTTTTCGTTTACATTCTGAGAGTGCTACATCCAACAGCCTTTCAGGGCTTTACTATGCAGCGGATATAGTGCGCATGTATGCTGCGTGGCATCGCTATCTTGATAAGCTCGGTGAGAGTGAGGAGCATTTCTTTCAGAGAGCGGCTGAAGAAATCGCTTTGCACATGGATTACCTGGAGCGCGAAAAGGGGCTCAATGGCGCCCAGGTGCGAGCAGCTAATACCAATCGTCAGACCGAATTTAGTAATGAGGCAGTAACTGATTTTAGAGTTGCCCTTTATCATGCCGAAAGGCGTATCACTTCTTTGATGAAAGAATTGATTGCCACTAAAAATGAGTTGGAGCATCGTGAAAATGAATGCAAAGAGCTCAAGGCAGCCATAAATGTCATGGAAAACAGTGTCTCCTGGAAAGTAACAACCCCTTTGCGCAAGGTGCGTTCTAAATTTTGA
- a CDS encoding ATP-binding cassette domain-containing protein, giving the protein MSQQTIVDYKVEVEGVSKRYNIYDKPVDRLKEIIFRNRISCHREYWALTDINVQFPAGVTALIGPNGSGKSTLLQIIAGVLEPTHGAVIRRGRITAILELGAGFQPEVFRSRERNTQWHDSWYSS; this is encoded by the coding sequence ATGTCCCAGCAAACAATTGTCGATTACAAAGTAGAAGTAGAGGGCGTCTCAAAGCGCTATAACATCTACGATAAACCGGTCGATCGCCTCAAAGAAATCATTTTTCGCAATCGTATTAGCTGCCACCGAGAATATTGGGCGCTGACCGATATCAATGTGCAGTTTCCTGCTGGTGTAACTGCTCTGATTGGACCAAACGGTTCTGGTAAGTCTACCCTTTTGCAAATTATTGCTGGCGTACTAGAGCCCACGCATGGCGCCGTTATTCGTCGCGGGCGCATTACCGCTATTCTTGAATTGGGCGCTGGTTTTCAGCCCGAAGTATTCAGGTCGCGAGAACGTAATACTCAATGGCATGATTCTTGGTATTCCTCGTGA
- a CDS encoding nucleotidyltransferase family protein: MKHAIILTGGAGDRARPLTEDKPKAMISIMGRPLLASLIQWLSAYGIRNITIACGYRYELIQAYFGDGSAHGVNLNYLIEDEPLGSGGALKNALRFLAPSQEPVLVVNAEAITNLNLGDLFAYHEVKGAEVTMVSVPMLSPYGVVDFNEKGQITAFREKPELPYWVNAGIYVVNPSVYDILPDRGEHDHFPQLAEKGQLHAFKCHAFWRSINTVRDVGELRADMEKLFFSLFFSPVTSYAANQAVKQSAMSAASLAASEAVERSNASRQIADRVEEPAESYVSVSRITIV, translated from the coding sequence ATGAAACACGCCATTATCCTGACCGGCGGCGCTGGTGATAGAGCCCGTCCTCTAACTGAGGATAAGCCTAAGGCGATGATTTCAATTATGGGTCGGCCGCTCCTGGCTAGTCTGATTCAGTGGTTATCAGCCTACGGCATCCGCAACATCACTATTGCCTGCGGCTATCGTTATGAGCTTATTCAGGCTTACTTTGGTGACGGGAGTGCTCATGGTGTCAATCTCAATTATCTGATTGAGGACGAGCCACTGGGCTCTGGTGGCGCCCTCAAAAATGCCCTGCGCTTCCTCGCTCCCAGTCAAGAGCCAGTGCTTGTGGTCAATGCCGAAGCAATAACCAACCTCAATTTAGGCGATCTTTTTGCCTACCACGAAGTCAAAGGTGCTGAAGTAACTATGGTTTCGGTGCCAATGCTCAGTCCTTATGGCGTGGTGGACTTCAACGAAAAAGGTCAGATTACAGCCTTCCGTGAAAAGCCGGAATTGCCTTACTGGGTCAATGCTGGTATCTATGTAGTCAATCCATCTGTCTATGACATTTTGCCTGACAGAGGCGAGCATGATCACTTCCCTCAACTTGCCGAAAAAGGGCAATTGCACGCTTTCAAATGTCATGCCTTTTGGCGTTCTATCAATACTGTGCGAGATGTCGGTGAGCTGAGAGCCGACATGGAAAAACTCTTTTTCTCTTTGTTTTTCTCGCCTGTGACTAGTTATGCTGCCAATCAAGCAGTTAAGCAAAGTGCCATGAGTGCTGCTAGTTTGGCTGCCAGTGAGGCTGTTGAGCGCAGCAATGCTAGTCGTCAGATTGCAGATAGGGTCGAAGAACCTGCTGAATCATATGTCAGTGTCAGTCGCATCACGATTGTCTGA
- a CDS encoding ABC transporter ATP-binding protein — protein sequence MILGIPRDEMETRVEAIAEFAEIGDFFDQPIKTYSSGMVVRLAFATAVNVDPEILIVDEAMAVGDQNFQIKCRDHMWSMKEAGKTIIFVTHDMNMVLTWCDHAVLLNGGKIVTQGAVGPVVEAFEDLMDHHEKVAVKKFTQGTVEQ from the coding sequence ATGATTCTTGGTATTCCTCGTGACGAAATGGAAACCCGTGTCGAGGCAATCGCAGAATTTGCAGAGATTGGTGATTTCTTTGATCAGCCAATTAAGACCTATTCCAGCGGTATGGTTGTGCGTCTGGCTTTTGCCACTGCTGTGAACGTAGATCCCGAGATTTTGATTGTGGACGAAGCCATGGCTGTGGGTGATCAAAACTTTCAGATCAAATGCCGCGATCATATGTGGAGTATGAAAGAAGCTGGCAAGACGATTATCTTTGTCACGCACGATATGAATATGGTGTTGACCTGGTGTGACCACGCCGTCCTCCTAAATGGTGGCAAAATTGTCACCCAGGGTGCAGTTGGTCCTGTCGTTGAAGCCTTTGAAGACCTGATGGACCACCACGAAAAGGTGGCGGTGAAGAAATTCACTCAGGGCACAGTAGAGCAGTAG